One Streptosporangium sp. NBC_01495 DNA window includes the following coding sequences:
- a CDS encoding GNAT family N-acetyltransferase — MKTTTPAGYLTRRPLAGDAREIHELISLCDTQVIGKADMTLDDVADQLNDSSFDGESDGWLVHDESGRLVAWAWACRKGGSDNVDVDVVVHPAAPDLTGPLWDTVTERARRITTELGHDRAVVDIGLYREDSGKRAIAASRGFAAATSFIRLRADHEGTVPRPELPAGMTVHDGLTEEVRRQGHAVQQAGFAEHFGFTPKNYDEWYGELDSSVNTDWAQLTVARLDGEPVAMLLGTNAFLGDENSGYVRRLAVLPAFRGRGLGRLMLRLAFADDARRGRVGTYLHVDANNSTPALDLYLSVGMRQVLAIDVWRRTI; from the coding sequence ATGAAGACAACCACCCCCGCCGGATACCTCACCCGGCGCCCGCTGGCCGGCGACGCCCGCGAGATCCACGAGCTGATCTCGCTCTGTGACACCCAGGTGATCGGCAAGGCCGACATGACCCTGGACGACGTCGCCGACCAGCTGAACGACTCCTCCTTCGACGGGGAGTCCGACGGCTGGCTCGTCCACGACGAGAGCGGGCGCCTGGTGGCGTGGGCGTGGGCCTGCCGCAAGGGCGGCAGCGACAACGTCGACGTGGACGTCGTCGTGCACCCCGCCGCACCGGACCTGACCGGCCCGCTCTGGGACACCGTGACCGAGCGGGCCAGGCGGATCACCACCGAGCTCGGCCACGACCGGGCCGTGGTGGACATCGGCCTCTACCGGGAGGACAGCGGCAAGCGCGCCATCGCCGCGTCCCGCGGCTTCGCCGCGGCCACCAGCTTCATCCGGCTCCGCGCCGACCACGAGGGAACGGTGCCCCGGCCCGAGCTCCCCGCCGGGATGACGGTGCACGACGGGCTCACCGAGGAGGTACGCCGCCAGGGCCACGCCGTGCAGCAGGCCGGTTTCGCCGAGCACTTCGGGTTCACCCCGAAGAACTACGACGAGTGGTACGGCGAGCTGGACTCCTCGGTCAACACCGACTGGGCGCAGCTGACGGTGGCCCGCCTCGACGGCGAGCCCGTGGCGATGCTGCTGGGGACCAACGCCTTCCTCGGGGACGAGAACTCCGGCTACGTGCGCCGGCTGGCCGTACTCCCCGCCTTCAGGGGCCGGGGCCTGGGCCGGCTCATGCTGCGCCTGGCGTTCGCCGACGACGCCCGCCGCGGGCGGGTCGGCACCTATCTCCACGTCGACGCCAACAACAGCACGCCCGCCCTCGACCTCTACCTCTCGGTGGGCATGCGCCAGGTGCTGGCCATCGACGTCTGGCGGCGCACGATCTGA
- a CDS encoding MDR family MFS transporter, whose product MKETAAAPARRREVMVVLPGLMLAMVLAMLDNMIVGTAMPRIVGELGGLTHLSWVVTAYVLGTTVSTPIWGKIGDLYGRKNIFLASIVIFMIGSALCGMAGSEMLGGPSDGMMQLIAFRALQGLGAGGLMVNAMAIIGDLVPPRERGQYQGIMAAVMSLAMIAGPLVGGFITDNLDWRWAFYVNLPIGFVALALLAVKLQLPKLRTEHRIDWLGAALLSVGITALVLITTWGGNDYAWGSWQILGLAGLAIVTLALFVLVERRVAEPIMPLNVFRDRNFSLISGVGFLLGFAMFGAINFLPLFQQTVQGASATNSGLLLLPMMGAAMVVSLFVGRAITQTGKYKMYPILGGVGMAIAMWLLSLMDVNTPAWQTGVFIAVLGLGMGFLMQTTMLIAQNSVEQKDLGVASSASTFFRSIGGSFGVSLFGAIFNNQLTSNLESKLGAAGGQLASGGAQFDPAALHELPANVRVGFLESLAESISSVFWWAILFAVVVPLLAAFIKEIPLRGGPEASESKEEDDRTPVPVLD is encoded by the coding sequence GTGAAGGAGACCGCGGCCGCGCCGGCGCGGCGTCGCGAGGTCATGGTGGTGCTGCCGGGCCTGATGCTCGCGATGGTCCTGGCCATGCTCGACAACATGATCGTCGGCACCGCGATGCCCCGCATCGTCGGAGAGCTCGGCGGGCTGACGCACCTGTCCTGGGTGGTGACCGCCTACGTGCTCGGCACCACCGTCTCGACCCCCATCTGGGGCAAGATCGGCGACCTGTACGGCAGGAAGAACATCTTCCTCGCCTCCATCGTCATCTTCATGATCGGCTCCGCGCTCTGCGGCATGGCCGGATCCGAGATGCTCGGCGGGCCGTCCGACGGCATGATGCAGCTCATCGCCTTCCGCGCGCTCCAGGGCCTGGGAGCCGGGGGCCTGATGGTCAACGCGATGGCGATCATCGGCGACCTCGTCCCGCCCCGCGAGCGCGGCCAGTACCAGGGCATCATGGCCGCCGTGATGTCACTCGCCATGATCGCGGGCCCGCTCGTCGGCGGCTTCATCACCGACAACCTCGACTGGCGCTGGGCCTTCTACGTGAACCTGCCCATCGGCTTCGTCGCCCTGGCCCTGCTCGCGGTCAAGCTGCAGCTGCCCAAGCTCCGCACCGAGCACCGCATCGACTGGCTGGGCGCGGCCCTGCTCTCGGTCGGCATCACCGCGCTGGTCCTCATCACCACCTGGGGCGGCAACGACTACGCGTGGGGTTCGTGGCAGATCCTCGGCCTGGCGGGGCTCGCCATCGTCACGCTGGCGCTGTTCGTCCTGGTGGAGCGCCGCGTCGCCGAGCCCATCATGCCGCTCAACGTCTTCCGCGACCGCAACTTCAGCCTGATCTCGGGCGTGGGCTTCCTGCTCGGGTTCGCCATGTTCGGCGCGATCAACTTCCTTCCGCTGTTCCAGCAGACCGTCCAGGGGGCCAGCGCCACCAACTCCGGCCTGCTGCTGCTCCCGATGATGGGCGCCGCCATGGTGGTCTCGCTCTTCGTCGGCCGCGCCATCACCCAGACCGGCAAGTACAAGATGTACCCGATCCTCGGTGGCGTGGGCATGGCGATCGCCATGTGGCTGCTCTCCCTGATGGACGTCAACACCCCCGCCTGGCAGACCGGCGTGTTCATCGCGGTGCTCGGCCTCGGCATGGGCTTCCTGATGCAGACCACCATGCTGATCGCCCAGAACAGCGTCGAGCAGAAGGACCTCGGCGTCGCCAGCAGCGCCTCGACCTTCTTCCGCTCCATCGGCGGCTCGTTCGGCGTCTCGCTGTTCGGCGCGATCTTCAACAACCAGCTCACCTCCAACCTGGAGAGCAAGCTGGGCGCCGCGGGCGGGCAGCTCGCTTCCGGAGGCGCCCAGTTCGACCCGGCCGCGCTGCACGAGCTTCCCGCCAACGTGCGGGTCGGCTTCCTGGAGTCACTGGCCGAGTCGATCTCCAGCGTCTTCTGGTGGGCGATCCTGTTCGCCGTCGTGGTGCCGCTGCTGGCGGCCTTCATCAAGGAGATCCCGCTGCGCGGCGGGCCGGAGGCGTCCGAGTCCAAGGAGGAGGACGACCGGACCCCGGTCCCGGTGCTCGACTGA
- a CDS encoding TetR/AcrR family transcriptional regulator, with translation MREHADTRTRIQEIALKLFTEQGYEATSLREIAEALGVTKAALYYHFKTKDDIIASLAENRVKAIEELIVWARSQPRTDEMREELIRRYSHDLHRGRHHEIMRFFERNQTSLKNHPTMEKTRERMFELLTFLVEPEDPLPARLKHSMALFALHASWFMLRGEEISDEERQAAALEVALDLSRR, from the coding sequence ATGAGGGAACACGCCGACACGCGGACACGCATCCAGGAGATCGCCCTGAAGCTCTTCACCGAGCAGGGCTACGAGGCCACCTCGCTCCGCGAGATCGCGGAGGCCCTCGGCGTGACCAAAGCGGCACTTTACTATCACTTCAAGACCAAAGACGACATCATCGCCAGCCTGGCGGAGAACCGGGTGAAGGCGATCGAGGAGCTGATCGTCTGGGCTCGGTCCCAGCCGCGCACCGACGAGATGCGCGAGGAGCTGATCCGCCGCTACTCGCACGACCTGCACCGGGGCAGGCACCACGAGATCATGCGGTTCTTCGAGCGCAACCAGACCTCGCTCAAGAACCACCCGACGATGGAGAAGACCCGCGAGCGGATGTTCGAGCTGCTCACCTTCCTCGTCGAGCCGGAAGACCCCCTGCCCGCCCGGCTGAAGCACTCGATGGCCCTGTTCGCGCTGCACGCCTCGTGGTTCATGCTCAGGGGCGAGGAGATCTCCGACGAGGAGCGCCAGGCCGCCGCCCTGGAGGTCGCGCTCGACCTCTCCCGGCGGTGA
- a CDS encoding DUF4031 domain-containing protein translates to MSVLIDPPNWPGPRGLLWSHLVSDSSTGELHAFAELLGVPRRAFDRDHYDVPETVYERAVALGAEAVPSRELVTRLTAAGLRRRKVRPGINSSRIDPGTPGMASL, encoded by the coding sequence GTGAGCGTGCTCATCGACCCGCCCAACTGGCCGGGTCCGCGCGGCCTGCTCTGGTCACACCTGGTCAGCGACAGCTCGACCGGGGAGTTGCACGCCTTCGCGGAGCTGCTCGGCGTGCCGCGCCGGGCGTTCGACCGCGACCACTACGACGTTCCCGAGACCGTCTACGAGCGGGCCGTCGCGCTGGGCGCCGAGGCCGTGCCCTCGCGCGAGCTCGTCACCCGGCTCACCGCCGCCGGTCTCCGCCGGCGCAAGGTCCGTCCTGGAATCAACAGCTCTCGCATAGATCCCGGCACCCCGGGCATGGCATCCCTTTGA
- a CDS encoding type 1 glutamine amidotransferase domain-containing protein, producing the protein MLNGKTIAFLVAPEGIEQVELTEPWKAVKQAGGTPKLISTERGEVQGFNHLDRADTFPVDATVEEVSAADFDGLVLPGGVANPDFLRTVPAAVGFAREFFDAGKPVAAICHAPWTLIEADVVRGREVTSWPSLRTDLRNAGATWEDHEVVICSSGPNTLITSRRPDDLKAFCQAATDAFAG; encoded by the coding sequence ATGCTGAACGGCAAGACGATCGCGTTCCTCGTGGCCCCGGAGGGCATCGAGCAGGTCGAGCTCACCGAGCCGTGGAAGGCCGTCAAGCAGGCGGGGGGCACTCCCAAACTGATCTCCACCGAGCGAGGCGAGGTCCAGGGGTTCAACCACCTCGACAGGGCCGACACCTTCCCGGTGGACGCGACGGTCGAGGAGGTCTCCGCCGCCGACTTCGACGGGCTGGTGCTGCCCGGCGGCGTCGCCAACCCCGACTTCCTGCGGACCGTACCGGCGGCCGTCGGCTTCGCGAGGGAGTTCTTCGACGCGGGCAAGCCGGTCGCGGCCATCTGCCACGCGCCCTGGACACTGATCGAGGCGGACGTGGTACGCGGCCGCGAGGTCACATCCTGGCCGAGCCTGCGGACCGACCTGCGCAACGCCGGGGCGACCTGGGAGGACCACGAGGTCGTGATCTGCTCCTCGGGCCCGAACACGCTGATCACCAGCCGCAGGCCCGACGACCTCAAGGCCTTCTGCCAGGCCGCGACGGACGCCTTCGCCGGCTAG
- a CDS encoding ATP-binding protein, whose product MEATIALRLPRDAASVPVIRQLLDSSLQALGVVPQIREDIQLMLSEACSNVIQHATPSDDYMVSTELSRDRCVIKVVDAGNGFDFAGATSPAPTSEHGRGLLIMRALADDIRFVKRHERGSIVCLEKTLRFVEDAPGLSLLLNEELEFEERVPEIVGDGPHVGNHLPAGDHADVK is encoded by the coding sequence GTGGAGGCCACGATCGCGTTGCGTCTGCCACGTGACGCTGCGAGTGTTCCCGTGATCAGGCAACTTCTCGACTCCTCGCTGCAGGCCCTGGGCGTGGTGCCGCAGATTCGCGAGGACATTCAGCTCATGCTCTCGGAGGCGTGTTCCAACGTCATCCAGCACGCCACACCCAGCGACGACTACATGGTCAGCACCGAGCTGTCCAGGGACCGTTGCGTGATCAAGGTGGTGGACGCCGGCAACGGCTTCGACTTCGCGGGTGCCACGTCACCCGCCCCCACCTCCGAGCACGGCCGGGGGCTGCTGATCATGCGGGCCCTGGCCGACGACATCCGGTTCGTCAAAAGGCACGAGCGGGGCTCGATCGTCTGCCTGGAGAAGACCCTGCGCTTCGTCGAGGACGCCCCCGGCCTGTCACTGCTCCTCAACGAGGAACTTGAGTTCGAAGAGCGCGTCCCTGAGATAGTCGGTGACGGTCCACACGTCGGGAACCATCTCCCTGCAGGCGATCACGCCGACGTCAAGTGA
- a CDS encoding WS/DGAT/MGAT family O-acyltransferase: MRQLSAVDTQFLNFETSTNVANIGGLAILSGGLSRGDLVSLLARRLHLAAPFRMRLAFVPLGLDHPYWTEDSRIDLDYHVREIALPKPGSDKQLGEQVARLHARRLDRRRPLWEMYVIHGLRGDRTALYMKVHHAAVDGVTGADVLASLLDTSPEPAEVETAPAGEPEEEIDTGEMIVRGLARAVVNPANTIRFLINAVPHLDEIPLISQVPGAGLVSRLTRDLATYLSGSGAAEVPAMPRMAVPRTPFSGRISAHRRFAYTTLPLEDVKLVKNAFGVTVNDVVMALCAGALRQWLLKHDALPEQPLIAGVPFSLRVPGDQSAGNQVSIMITTLATQVADPVERLLAVRDAMRLIKDRSSLAPARWLQQLSDMMPSALTGLASRAAFNLFAGSAGPINVVISNVPGPQLPLYVSGARLLSYHPVSVVTDASGGLNITVFSYDGSLDVGVIACREMVPDVWTVTDYLRDALFELKFLVEEQ, translated from the coding sequence GTGCGGCAGCTCAGCGCGGTGGACACGCAGTTCCTGAATTTCGAGACCTCGACGAACGTCGCGAACATCGGGGGACTCGCGATCCTGTCGGGCGGGCTGTCGCGGGGTGACCTGGTGTCGTTGCTGGCCCGCCGGCTCCACCTGGCCGCGCCCTTCCGCATGCGGCTCGCCTTCGTCCCGCTCGGCCTGGACCACCCGTACTGGACCGAGGACTCCAGGATCGACCTCGACTACCACGTGCGCGAGATCGCGCTGCCCAAGCCGGGCAGCGACAAGCAGCTGGGCGAGCAGGTGGCCAGGCTGCACGCCCGCCGCCTCGACCGGCGCCGCCCGCTCTGGGAGATGTACGTGATCCACGGCCTCCGCGGCGACCGTACGGCCCTCTACATGAAGGTCCACCACGCCGCGGTCGACGGCGTCACCGGCGCCGACGTGCTGGCCAGCCTGCTGGACACCTCCCCCGAGCCCGCCGAGGTCGAGACGGCACCCGCGGGCGAGCCGGAGGAGGAGATCGACACGGGGGAGATGATCGTCAGGGGGCTGGCCAGGGCCGTCGTCAACCCGGCCAACACGATACGGTTCCTGATCAACGCCGTCCCGCACCTCGACGAGATCCCGCTGATCTCCCAGGTGCCCGGGGCGGGGCTGGTCTCGCGGCTCACCAGGGACCTGGCCACCTACCTGTCCGGATCCGGGGCCGCCGAGGTGCCCGCCATGCCCCGCATGGCCGTTCCCCGCACCCCCTTCAGCGGCAGGATCAGCGCGCACCGGCGGTTCGCCTACACCACCCTGCCGCTGGAGGACGTCAAGCTGGTCAAGAACGCCTTCGGCGTCACGGTGAACGACGTGGTGATGGCCCTGTGCGCGGGGGCGCTGCGCCAGTGGCTGCTCAAGCACGACGCGCTGCCCGAGCAGCCTCTCATCGCGGGGGTGCCGTTCTCGCTCCGCGTCCCCGGCGACCAGAGCGCGGGAAACCAGGTCAGCATCATGATCACCACCCTGGCGACGCAGGTCGCCGACCCGGTGGAACGGCTGCTGGCGGTACGGGACGCCATGCGGCTGATCAAGGATCGCTCGTCGCTCGCCCCGGCGCGCTGGCTCCAGCAGCTCAGCGACATGATGCCCTCCGCGCTGACCGGCCTGGCCTCCCGCGCGGCCTTCAACCTGTTCGCCGGCAGCGCGGGCCCGATCAACGTGGTGATCTCCAACGTGCCCGGCCCGCAGCTCCCCCTCTACGTGAGCGGCGCCAGGCTTCTCTCGTACCACCCCGTCTCCGTCGTGACCGACGCCAGCGGCGGCCTCAACATCACCGTCTTCTCCTACGACGGCTCACTTGACGTCGGCGTGATCGCCTGCAGGGAGATGGTTCCCGACGTGTGGACCGTCACCGACTATCTCAGGGACGCGCTCTTCGAACTCAAGTTCCTCGTTGAGGAGCAGTGA
- a CDS encoding PucR family transcriptional regulator, whose amino-acid sequence MIADDVQDLLESLAVAVGRGMSVDDLEGRVVAHSAHHGEVDPVRAQAILSRSVPAEVGAWQEAHGVAATRDPVRVPKNPELGMAARLCVPLLHQDRRVGYLWIIEGPGPLNPQEQDRAVRDAAAIAALLDDGGSSHTLSQLLTGEIGVRRAAGVLGEGPLRVLALRGDPDGLREAVGAELARIRRPPAFTILDRHAVLLLNRGEDAAVLGERLAARTRAGAGVSAPHPGLESAVRAHEEALAAARAAAAEPALRPVARWPDLGVYRLLTEPVAGQSGPLDALREHPALLTTLETYLDSGGDAQETARLLHLHRTSLYYRLTRIEHLAGRNLKNGTHRLELHLALKLGRWNAV is encoded by the coding sequence GTGATAGCGGACGATGTTCAGGATCTGCTGGAGTCGCTGGCCGTGGCCGTGGGCCGGGGCATGTCCGTGGACGACCTGGAGGGCCGGGTCGTCGCGCACAGCGCCCACCACGGCGAGGTCGACCCGGTCAGGGCACAGGCCATCCTCTCGCGGTCGGTTCCCGCGGAGGTGGGGGCCTGGCAGGAGGCGCACGGGGTGGCCGCGACCCGCGATCCGGTCCGGGTCCCGAAGAATCCTGAGCTGGGGATGGCGGCCAGACTCTGCGTGCCCCTGCTCCACCAGGACCGCCGCGTCGGCTACCTCTGGATCATCGAGGGGCCGGGCCCGCTGAACCCGCAGGAGCAGGACAGGGCCGTGCGCGACGCCGCCGCGATCGCCGCCCTGCTCGACGACGGCGGCAGCTCCCACACCCTGAGCCAGCTGCTCACCGGGGAGATCGGCGTGCGGCGGGCGGCCGGGGTGCTCGGCGAGGGACCGCTGCGCGTCCTGGCGCTGCGGGGCGACCCGGACGGCCTGCGCGAGGCGGTCGGCGCGGAGCTGGCCAGGATACGCCGGCCACCGGCCTTCACGATCCTGGACCGCCACGCCGTGCTGCTGCTGAACCGCGGCGAGGACGCGGCGGTGCTGGGGGAGCGGCTGGCCGCCAGGACCCGCGCGGGCGCCGGGGTCAGCGCGCCGCACCCGGGGCTGGAGTCGGCCGTAAGGGCGCACGAGGAGGCGCTCGCCGCGGCCAGGGCCGCCGCGGCGGAACCCGCGCTGCGGCCGGTCGCCCGCTGGCCGGACCTGGGCGTCTACCGGCTGCTCACCGAGCCGGTCGCGGGCCAGTCCGGCCCGCTCGACGCGCTGCGCGAGCACCCGGCGCTCCTCACCACCCTGGAGACCTACCTGGACAGCGGGGGAGACGCCCAGGAGACCGCCAGGCTGCTGCACCTGCACCGCACCAGCCTCTATTACCGCCTCACCAGAATCGAGCACCTGGCCGGCCGCAACCTCAAGAACGGAACCCACAGGTTAGAACTCCATCTCGCGCTGAAGCTCGGTCGCTGGAATGCGGTGTAA
- a CDS encoding aminotransferase class I/II-fold pyridoxal phosphate-dependent enzyme: MEERSRVAPWAPPRAQLRLAELEAEVDGLGLDAVSRLVDAVLAEHRGRLDEDGVVLYAGTNTMSERARAAHEISLGCRPSMGWPGDKCQTGLDELDVLEVLAPLQIAALMGGEFAEVRLQSATLANLACYSAFTSPGDTIAVLPEAAGGHASHHAQGVAGIRGLRVADLPYDTGRLDVDHEALPAFLRERRPTLVMVGASLMLFPYDVAALRAACDEVGALLVYDASHVAGLIAGGRFQRPLDEGAHLVTMSTYTSFGGPPGAAVVTRDEDLARQVSAAAYPGLTANYDASRLAPLALAAAEHAAGGSAYADRCLANAGALAAALDREGFTVAAAHRGWTVSHHVAVDAVAFGGGDEAARLLAEGGVYLSGVRLPGQPPGEPAWGLRIGTQEVTRRGFGPETMGEVAILMRRLLIDGQAPRAVHRDAVALRRAIP; the protein is encoded by the coding sequence GTGGAGGAGCGCAGCCGCGTCGCCCCGTGGGCGCCGCCGCGGGCACAGCTGCGCCTGGCCGAGCTTGAGGCCGAGGTCGACGGGCTGGGCCTCGACGCGGTCTCCCGGCTGGTCGACGCGGTACTGGCCGAGCACCGGGGCCGCCTCGACGAGGACGGCGTGGTGCTGTACGCGGGCACCAACACGATGAGCGAGCGCGCCAGGGCCGCGCACGAGATCTCCCTGGGCTGCCGCCCATCGATGGGCTGGCCCGGTGACAAGTGCCAGACCGGCCTGGACGAGCTGGACGTGCTGGAGGTGCTCGCCCCGCTCCAGATCGCGGCACTGATGGGCGGCGAGTTCGCCGAGGTGCGGCTGCAGAGCGCCACGCTGGCCAACCTCGCCTGCTACAGCGCGTTCACCAGCCCCGGCGACACGATCGCGGTGCTGCCGGAGGCCGCCGGGGGCCACGCCAGCCACCACGCCCAGGGCGTCGCCGGGATCCGCGGCCTGCGGGTCGCCGACCTGCCCTACGACACCGGGCGACTCGACGTCGACCACGAGGCCCTGCCGGCGTTCCTGCGCGAGCGCCGGCCCACGCTGGTGATGGTCGGCGCGAGCCTGATGCTGTTCCCGTACGACGTCGCGGCGCTGCGGGCGGCGTGCGACGAGGTGGGGGCCCTGCTGGTCTACGACGCCTCGCACGTGGCGGGGCTCATCGCGGGCGGCCGGTTCCAGCGACCGCTGGACGAGGGCGCGCACCTGGTGACCATGTCCACCTACACCTCCTTCGGCGGCCCGCCGGGCGCGGCCGTCGTGACCCGCGACGAGGATCTCGCCCGCCAGGTGTCGGCGGCCGCCTACCCGGGCCTGACCGCCAACTACGACGCCTCACGCCTGGCGCCGCTGGCCCTCGCCGCCGCCGAGCACGCCGCGGGCGGTTCCGCGTACGCCGACCGCTGCCTCGCCAACGCCGGGGCGCTGGCCGCGGCGCTGGACCGCGAGGGCTTCACCGTGGCCGCCGCCCACCGGGGCTGGACCGTCTCGCACCACGTGGCGGTGGACGCCGTCGCGTTCGGCGGCGGGGACGAGGCCGCCCGGCTGCTGGCCGAGGGCGGCGTCTATCTCAGCGGTGTCCGCCTGCCGGGGCAGCCTCCCGGTGAGCCCGCGTGGGGCCTGCGGATCGGCACCCAGGAGGTGACCCGCCGCGGTTTCGGCCCGGAGACCATGGGTGAGGTCGCGATCCTGATGCGCCGCCTGCTCATCGACGGCCAGGCTCCCCGCGCGGTCCACCGGGACGCGGTGGCCCTGCGCCGCGCCATCCCATGA
- a CDS encoding NADH:flavin oxidoreductase/NADH oxidase, producing the protein MSALFEPLTLRSLTIPNRIWMAPMCQYSAAVEGPEQGVPTDWHLSHLAARAVGGAGLILAEATAVTPEGRISPADLGLWNDRQREAFTRVTRLLREHGAVPGIQLAHAGRKASTRRTWQGGAPTGPGEHGWQPVGPSPIPFNDGHPTPTELSAGDIDRIVGDFADAARRALAAGFQVAEIHGAHGYLIAEFLSPFSNHRTDAYGGSYENRTRFALRVVDAVRAVWPDELPLLFRISATDWLAENPADDREGWSADDTVRFAKDLLAHGVDLLDASTGGNVAGARIPAGPGYQVPYAARVKAETDLPVGAVGEITRPRQAEEIIASGRADAVLLGRELLRNPYWPNLAARELGSAGARWPEQYHRAV; encoded by the coding sequence GTGAGCGCCCTGTTCGAGCCCCTGACGTTGAGGTCCCTCACCATTCCCAACCGGATCTGGATGGCCCCGATGTGCCAGTACTCCGCGGCGGTCGAGGGGCCGGAGCAGGGGGTGCCGACCGACTGGCACCTGTCCCACCTGGCCGCCCGCGCGGTGGGCGGCGCCGGGCTCATCCTGGCCGAGGCCACCGCGGTGACGCCGGAGGGCCGCATCAGCCCGGCCGACCTCGGGCTCTGGAACGACCGCCAGCGGGAGGCGTTCACCCGCGTCACCCGCCTGCTGCGGGAGCACGGCGCCGTGCCCGGCATCCAGCTCGCGCACGCGGGACGCAAGGCCTCCACCCGCCGCACCTGGCAGGGCGGCGCGCCCACCGGCCCCGGCGAGCACGGCTGGCAGCCGGTCGGGCCGAGCCCGATCCCCTTCAACGACGGCCACCCCACTCCCACGGAGCTGAGCGCCGGCGACATCGACCGGATCGTGGGCGACTTCGCCGACGCGGCGCGGCGGGCGCTGGCCGCGGGTTTTCAGGTGGCCGAGATCCACGGCGCGCACGGCTACCTGATCGCCGAGTTCCTGTCGCCCTTCAGTAACCACCGCACCGACGCGTACGGCGGCTCGTACGAGAACCGCACCCGGTTCGCGCTCCGGGTCGTCGACGCGGTGCGCGCGGTCTGGCCGGACGAGCTTCCCCTCCTCTTCCGCATCTCGGCCACCGACTGGCTGGCGGAGAACCCCGCGGACGACCGGGAGGGCTGGAGCGCCGACGACACCGTCCGCTTCGCCAAGGACCTGCTCGCCCACGGCGTCGACCTGCTCGACGCCTCGACCGGCGGCAACGTCGCCGGGGCGCGCATCCCCGCGGGGCCCGGCTACCAGGTGCCGTACGCGGCCAGGGTGAAGGCCGAGACCGACCTGCCGGTGGGAGCGGTCGGTGAGATCACCCGGCCCCGGCAGGCCGAGGAGATCATCGCCTCGGGTCGGGCCGACGCCGTCCTGCTCGGCCGCGAGCTGCTCCGCAACCCGTACTGGCCGAATCTCGCCGCCCGCGAGCTCGGCTCCGCCGGAGCCCGCTGGCCCGAGCAGTATCACCGCGCGGTCTGA
- a CDS encoding ArsR/SmtB family transcription factor produces the protein MSTASVRALEHPTRGEIRLEGVLHALSDPTRVQIVRFLSRLDEDEGAPCSAIDLVVTKSTTTHHFRVLREAGVINQVYRGTAKMNALRRRDLDALFPGLLGAVLGADALQCERDDRDD, from the coding sequence GTGTCGACCGCGTCCGTCAGGGCTCTGGAGCACCCCACGCGCGGGGAGATCCGTCTGGAGGGCGTGCTGCACGCGCTGTCCGACCCGACGCGCGTTCAGATCGTGCGCTTCCTGTCGCGGCTGGACGAGGACGAGGGTGCCCCCTGCTCGGCGATCGACCTGGTGGTCACCAAGTCGACCACCACCCACCACTTCCGGGTGCTGCGCGAGGCGGGCGTGATCAACCAGGTCTACCGGGGCACGGCCAAGATGAACGCGCTGCGCCGGCGTGACCTCGACGCGCTCTTTCCCGGGCTTCTCGGCGCGGTCCTGGGCGCCGACGCGCTCCAGTGCGAGCGCGACGACCGCGACGACTGA
- a CDS encoding DUF2277 domain-containing protein, translated as MCRSIKTLREPYASDVTDEDVRAAALQYVRKVSGFRSPSTRNAEAFEQAVEAVAAATQTLLDDLQLKHVSRD; from the coding sequence ATGTGCCGGAGTATCAAGACCCTTCGTGAGCCCTACGCCAGCGATGTGACCGACGAGGACGTGCGAGCCGCCGCGCTCCAGTACGTCCGCAAGGTGTCGGGCTTCCGCTCCCCGTCGACGCGCAACGCGGAGGCCTTCGAGCAGGCCGTCGAGGCGGTGGCCGCCGCGACCCAGACCCTGCTCGACGACCTCCAGCTGAAGCACGTGTCCCGGGACTGA